In Natronococcus occultus SP4, the following proteins share a genomic window:
- a CDS encoding CBS domain-containing protein: protein MDVASDRTKPQVEDYMTRDVATVSPETTVGEVANRIAETDNHSGFPVCERRRVEGFVSARDLLLADDGDPIFKVMTTDLLVAHPEMKVTDAARVILRSGIQKLPVVDDAGNLVGIISNADVIRSQIERATPKKVGKLVNTLEQIHDVELRQERRTVPLADLTPTQGRVYADELEGRRYELEHGLAEPLVVIDNAGTLLLADGHHRVLAADRLEIDEMDAYVIVIDQPIDLGMARTAKKEGLERIDDIEVVDYARHPLVQTTERLQSEK from the coding sequence ATGGACGTTGCGTCGGATCGGACCAAGCCCCAGGTCGAAGACTACATGACCCGCGACGTGGCGACGGTCTCGCCGGAGACGACCGTCGGCGAGGTCGCCAACCGGATCGCCGAGACCGACAACCACAGCGGGTTCCCCGTCTGCGAGCGCCGGCGCGTGGAGGGGTTCGTCAGCGCGCGTGATCTGTTGTTGGCCGACGACGGCGACCCCATCTTCAAAGTGATGACGACGGATCTGCTCGTCGCCCACCCCGAGATGAAAGTGACCGACGCCGCGCGGGTGATTCTTCGCTCGGGAATCCAGAAGCTGCCCGTCGTCGACGACGCGGGCAACCTCGTAGGGATTATCTCGAACGCCGACGTGATCCGCAGTCAGATCGAGCGTGCGACGCCCAAGAAGGTCGGGAAGCTCGTCAACACCCTGGAGCAGATCCACGACGTCGAACTGCGCCAGGAGCGACGGACGGTCCCCCTCGCCGACCTCACGCCGACCCAGGGACGAGTCTACGCCGACGAGCTCGAGGGGCGACGGTACGAACTCGAGCACGGCCTGGCCGAACCTCTCGTCGTCATCGACAACGCCGGGACCTTGCTGCTTGCCGACGGCCACCACCGCGTGCTGGCGGCCGACCGCCTCGAGATCGACGAGATGGACGCCTACGTCATCGTCATCGATCAGCCGATCGACCTCGGGATGGCCCGCACGGCGAAAAAGGAGGGGCTCGAACGGATCGACGACATCGAGGTCGTCGACTACGCGCGCCACCCGCTGGTTCAGACGACCGAACGGCTCCAGTCGGAGAAGTAG
- a CDS encoding NAD(P)-binding oxidoreductase, which produces MTDDSSTRVLIAGASGDTGTELLAVLRPTDLTVRATTRSHASVDYLERLGADDVLVADFFEPGDAVAAVEDCDLVYCALGTPPSYRHTIGGKLVDRTGVSNLLTAAVGEDVSHFVHQSAIGVGSSKAGLSVPARLALRGSLKAKADAETAIRRSGIDYTILRPGRLTNEPPNGDIVVGEGGDSVAGSIRRTDVARVMAAAPFTPAARNRTLEVVNRDGLSGSPKRVVDVDWAFDRVKADRDRMRL; this is translated from the coding sequence ATGACCGATGACAGTTCAACGCGCGTACTCATCGCGGGCGCGAGCGGCGACACTGGGACGGAACTGCTCGCCGTGCTCCGTCCGACGGATCTCACCGTCCGCGCAACGACTCGCTCGCACGCCAGCGTCGATTATCTCGAACGGCTCGGCGCCGACGACGTCCTCGTCGCCGATTTCTTCGAACCAGGCGACGCGGTCGCAGCGGTCGAGGACTGTGATCTCGTCTACTGTGCGCTCGGGACGCCCCCCAGCTACCGTCACACCATCGGCGGCAAGCTGGTCGATCGAACCGGGGTCAGCAACCTCCTGACGGCCGCCGTGGGCGAGGACGTCTCCCACTTCGTCCACCAGAGCGCGATCGGCGTCGGGAGCTCGAAGGCGGGACTCTCCGTGCCGGCCAGGCTGGCCCTCCGGGGCTCGCTGAAGGCAAAGGCCGACGCCGAGACCGCGATCCGTCGGTCGGGGATCGACTACACGATCCTCAGACCGGGACGGCTCACGAACGAGCCGCCGAACGGCGATATCGTCGTCGGCGAGGGTGGGGATTCGGTCGCCGGTTCGATCCGCCGGACCGACGTTGCCCGCGTTATGGCCGCAGCGCCGTTCACGCCGGCAGCACGAAATCGGACGCTCGAGGTCGTCAACCGTGACGGGCTCTCCGGCTCGCCGAAACGGGTCGTCGACGTCGACTGGGCGTTCGACCGGGTCAAGGCCGACCGGGATCGGATGCGCCTGTAG
- a CDS encoding methylmalonyl-CoA mutase family protein has product MYDDEDLESIQEASEEWTEETLEPTLEAHGERQDRFATVSNLEVDRLYTPEDVADLDYLEDLGFPGEEPYTRGPYPTMYRGRTWTMRQFAGFGTAEETNERFHYLIDEGQTGLSVAFDMPTLMGLDSDDPMSEGEIGKEGVAVDTLRDMEILFDGIDLEEISTSFTINPSAPVIYAMYVALADQQGVPREEIRGTLQNDMFKEFIAQKEWVIPPEPSLELVTDTIEFSTEQTPKFHPVSISGYHIREAGSTAVQELAFTLADGFGYVEDAIDRGLDVDDFAPRLSFFFNCHNSFFEEIAKYRAARRIYARVMDDWYDAERAESKRLKFHTQTAGQSLTAQQPLNNVARVTIQALAGVLGGTQSLHTNSFDEALALPGEKAVRVALRTQQIIAEESGAADIVDPLGGSFAVEALTDETERRAMEYIEEIREMGDGSVRDGILTGINEGYFLREIQEASYEYQERVERGEEVVVGVNEYTIEEDTSPDILQVDEDTADRQLSRLADVKADRDDDAVEDALDELQGAIDRGENTMPYIVDAVKAYATMGEIMDVFEAEHGAYSEQIGLA; this is encoded by the coding sequence ATGTACGACGATGAGGATCTGGAGTCGATCCAGGAGGCCAGCGAGGAGTGGACCGAAGAGACGCTCGAGCCGACGCTGGAGGCCCACGGCGAGCGCCAGGATCGGTTCGCGACGGTGTCGAACCTCGAGGTCGATCGGCTCTACACGCCCGAGGACGTCGCCGACCTCGACTATCTCGAGGATCTCGGATTCCCCGGCGAGGAGCCCTACACTCGGGGCCCGTATCCGACGATGTACCGCGGACGGACGTGGACGATGCGCCAGTTCGCCGGCTTCGGCACCGCCGAGGAGACCAACGAACGGTTCCACTACCTGATCGACGAGGGTCAGACCGGGCTGTCGGTCGCGTTCGACATGCCGACGCTGATGGGGCTGGACTCCGACGACCCGATGAGCGAGGGCGAGATCGGGAAGGAGGGCGTCGCGGTCGACACGCTGCGGGACATGGAGATTCTGTTCGACGGGATCGACTTAGAGGAGATCTCGACCTCGTTTACGATCAACCCCTCCGCGCCGGTGATCTACGCGATGTACGTCGCACTGGCCGACCAGCAGGGCGTCCCCCGCGAGGAGATCCGCGGCACCCTCCAGAACGACATGTTCAAGGAGTTCATCGCCCAGAAGGAGTGGGTGATCCCGCCGGAACCCTCGCTGGAGCTGGTAACGGACACGATCGAGTTTTCAACCGAGCAGACCCCGAAGTTCCACCCCGTCTCGATCTCGGGCTATCACATCCGCGAGGCCGGCTCGACCGCGGTCCAGGAGCTTGCCTTCACGCTGGCGGACGGCTTCGGCTACGTCGAGGACGCGATCGATCGCGGGCTCGACGTCGACGACTTTGCCCCTCGCCTCTCCTTTTTCTTCAACTGCCACAACTCCTTCTTCGAGGAGATCGCGAAGTACCGGGCGGCTCGCCGGATCTACGCCCGGGTGATGGACGACTGGTACGACGCCGAGCGTGCGGAGTCGAAGCGACTGAAGTTCCACACCCAGACCGCGGGCCAGTCCCTGACCGCCCAGCAGCCGCTGAACAACGTCGCCCGCGTGACGATCCAGGCACTAGCGGGCGTCCTCGGGGGGACCCAGTCGCTGCACACCAACAGCTTCGACGAGGCGCTCGCTCTGCCCGGCGAGAAGGCGGTACGGGTGGCGCTTCGCACCCAGCAGATCATCGCCGAGGAGTCCGGCGCCGCCGACATCGTCGACCCGCTGGGCGGGAGCTTCGCCGTCGAGGCGCTGACCGACGAGACCGAACGGCGCGCGATGGAGTACATCGAGGAGATCCGCGAGATGGGCGACGGCTCGGTCCGTGACGGCATCCTCACCGGAATCAACGAGGGCTACTTCCTCCGGGAGATCCAGGAGGCCTCCTACGAGTACCAGGAGCGGGTCGAACGCGGTGAGGAGGTCGTCGTCGGGGTCAACGAGTACACCATCGAGGAAGACACCAGCCCCGATATCCTCCAGGTCGACGAGGACACCGCCGACCGCCAGCTGAGCCGGCTCGCGGACGTCAAGGCGGACCGCGACGACGACGCCGTCGAGGACGCCCTCGACGAGCTCCAGGGGGCGATCGATCGCGGCGAGAACACGATGCCGTACATCGTCGACGCCGTGAAGGCCTACGCGACGATGGGCGAGATCATGGACGTCTTCGAGGCCGAGCACGGCGCCTACAGCGAGCAGATCGGGCTGGCCTGA
- a CDS encoding cation diffusion facilitator family transporter → MVSTRVVVLVSLVASTAIAIAKFVAYLLTGNVSMLSQTYYSLADVANQGLLLLGFRLSEEGASRKHPFGRGKEQYFFAFVVTVLLFGIAGFASVREGYAALEAGGGAADVNVTINYVVLGVALLFESYALYTSYGGMQTEREAKGFGSMFETFRRSKDPSLLTAATENFVAVVGVGVAILGIYLTDRTGAVVYDAAASIVIGLLLMGLALALAWESRSLIVGEGVTRRERIAIVDAIRAVEDVEELLDLRTMHLGPESVLVACDVRFRPDLETTELERTVDAVEDAIREQVPEADRIYVEAESV, encoded by the coding sequence ATGGTCTCGACGCGTGTCGTCGTCCTCGTCTCGCTGGTCGCGAGTACTGCGATCGCGATCGCGAAGTTCGTCGCCTATCTGCTGACGGGCAACGTGAGCATGCTGAGCCAGACCTACTACTCGCTCGCCGATGTCGCCAACCAGGGGCTGTTGTTGCTTGGCTTCCGGCTCAGCGAGGAAGGCGCGAGCCGCAAACACCCGTTCGGCCGCGGGAAAGAGCAGTACTTCTTCGCGTTCGTCGTCACCGTGCTCCTGTTCGGGATCGCCGGCTTCGCCTCGGTCCGGGAGGGGTACGCCGCGCTCGAAGCCGGCGGCGGAGCCGCCGACGTCAACGTGACGATCAACTACGTCGTCCTCGGCGTGGCGCTGCTCTTCGAGTCCTACGCGCTGTACACCTCCTACGGCGGGATGCAAACCGAGCGCGAGGCGAAGGGGTTCGGCTCCATGTTCGAGACGTTCCGTCGTTCCAAGGACCCCTCGTTGCTGACCGCGGCCACGGAGAACTTCGTCGCGGTCGTCGGCGTAGGTGTCGCGATCCTCGGGATCTACCTCACCGACCGCACCGGCGCGGTCGTCTACGACGCGGCGGCGAGTATCGTCATCGGACTCCTGTTGATGGGGCTGGCGCTGGCGCTGGCCTGGGAGAGTCGCAGTCTCATCGTCGGCGAGGGCGTGACCCGTCGCGAGCGGATCGCCATCGTCGACGCGATCCGCGCGGTCGAGGACGTCGAGGAGCTGCTCGATCTGCGGACGATGCATCTGGGTCCGGAGTCGGTACTCGTGGCGTGTGACGTCCGGTTCCGGCCGGATCTCGAGACGACTGAGCTCGAGCGAACGGTCGACGCCGTCGAGGACGCGATCCGGGAGCAGGTCCCCGAGGCCGACCGGATCTACGTCGAGGCCGAGTCGGTCTGA
- a CDS encoding polyprenyl synthetase family protein has protein sequence MRETLGEWRPAIDEAIADLVPREVEGEYLEDFFGEPTYEYDPEGIQRALSDPLWELLDRGGKRWRAVLFLVFIDAFGEDPEEYLHYACIPEILHNGTIIVDDVEDEAAMRRGEPALHHVFDEDVALNAGNAMYFLPLKILTREQTDLPADRRLAAYDMLMDELNRTHLGQGMDICWHNESEVRVTPEQYLEMCACKTGCLGRIVARLAAILTDQPADVEEAVASYAELTAVAFQIGDDILDVENSLGRAGEFGKEFGNDVREGKKTLLVIHAIEESDPETARRLEAILEADENTDEEIGEALSILEEAGSIEYARDHALELAAQARGEIDGLGFDPEIERQLREFTEFVIDRDV, from the coding sequence ATGCGGGAGACGCTTGGCGAGTGGCGGCCGGCCATCGACGAGGCGATCGCCGATCTCGTACCGCGCGAGGTCGAGGGGGAGTACCTCGAGGACTTCTTCGGTGAGCCAACCTACGAGTACGATCCCGAGGGGATCCAGCGGGCGCTGTCGGACCCGCTCTGGGAGCTGCTCGATCGGGGCGGAAAACGGTGGCGAGCCGTGCTGTTTCTGGTCTTTATTGACGCGTTCGGAGAGGATCCCGAGGAGTACCTGCACTACGCCTGCATTCCGGAGATCCTGCACAACGGGACGATCATCGTCGACGACGTCGAGGACGAGGCCGCGATGCGTCGGGGGGAGCCCGCCTTACACCACGTTTTCGACGAGGACGTCGCGCTCAACGCGGGCAACGCGATGTACTTCCTGCCCCTGAAGATCCTGACCCGAGAACAGACCGACCTGCCGGCCGATCGGCGGCTGGCCGCGTACGATATGTTGATGGACGAGCTCAATCGGACCCACCTCGGCCAGGGGATGGACATCTGCTGGCACAACGAGAGCGAGGTGCGGGTCACGCCGGAGCAGTACCTCGAGATGTGTGCCTGCAAGACGGGCTGTCTGGGGCGGATCGTCGCCCGGCTGGCGGCGATTCTCACCGATCAGCCCGCCGACGTCGAGGAGGCAGTCGCCAGCTACGCCGAGCTGACCGCCGTCGCCTTCCAGATCGGCGACGACATCCTGGACGTCGAGAACTCGCTTGGCCGGGCCGGCGAGTTCGGCAAGGAGTTCGGTAACGACGTCCGCGAGGGAAAGAAGACCCTGCTCGTGATCCACGCCATCGAAGAGAGCGACCCCGAGACGGCTCGTCGGCTCGAGGCCATTCTGGAGGCCGACGAGAACACCGACGAGGAGATCGGCGAGGCGCTGTCGATCTTAGAGGAGGCCGGTAGCATCGAGTACGCCCGCGACCACGCCCTCGAGCTGGCCGCCCAGGCCCGCGGAGAGATCGACGGCCTCGGGTTCGATCCCGAGATCGAACGCCAGCTCCGCGAGTTCACGGAGTTCGTCATCGATCGCGACGTTTGA
- a CDS encoding M28 family peptidase, whose translation MSTWIGDLFTSDVGWTHLEDLVDIGNRMAGSPGEREAAELTRDVLADIGARNARLETFEIQGWTRGESSIAAGETSQDCIALPRSPADAVEAPLVDLGYGLPEDFEDADLEGTIVMVRSDIPSYADRYVHRREKYYHAVENGAVGFVYRNHVEGCLPPTGSVGTKADPIGEIPAVGVSSEVGARLARRFEDEPIEVTVDADVHDAESQNVHAELGPDTDERVLVTSHLDAHDIAEGALDNGAGTAMVVELANALAEREDELETRVEFVAYGAEEVGLVGSSYHADEVDHDAIAAIVNNDGVVRDRTLEFTTHGFDELADAVEAVADRYEHPVDIVPRLGPHSDHWPFVQWGVPGYHVMSTSGDVGRGWGHTFADTLDKLEQRDLREQAILLTDLVVEMASEDCTVEHRSPDEIVADLEAQDLAEGMKVTGDWPYDG comes from the coding sequence ATGAGTACGTGGATCGGCGACCTGTTTACCAGTGACGTCGGATGGACCCACCTCGAGGACCTGGTCGACATCGGGAACCGGATGGCCGGCAGCCCGGGCGAGCGCGAGGCCGCCGAGCTGACCCGCGACGTCCTCGCGGACATCGGCGCCCGGAACGCCCGCCTCGAGACGTTCGAGATCCAGGGATGGACTCGCGGCGAGAGCTCGATCGCCGCAGGCGAGACGAGCCAGGACTGCATCGCGTTGCCGCGCAGCCCCGCCGACGCCGTCGAGGCACCGCTGGTCGATCTCGGCTACGGCCTCCCCGAGGACTTCGAGGACGCCGACCTCGAGGGGACGATCGTCATGGTCCGCAGCGACATTCCCAGCTACGCGGATCGGTACGTCCACCGCCGAGAGAAGTACTACCACGCCGTCGAGAACGGCGCCGTCGGCTTCGTCTACCGTAACCATGTCGAGGGCTGTCTGCCGCCGACGGGCAGTGTCGGGACGAAGGCGGACCCGATCGGCGAGATTCCGGCCGTCGGGGTCTCGAGCGAGGTCGGAGCACGGCTGGCTCGTCGGTTCGAGGACGAGCCGATCGAGGTCACGGTCGACGCCGACGTCCACGACGCCGAGAGCCAGAACGTCCACGCCGAGCTCGGGCCCGACACCGACGAGCGCGTCCTTGTGACGAGCCACCTCGACGCCCACGATATCGCCGAGGGAGCCCTGGACAACGGCGCTGGGACCGCGATGGTCGTCGAACTGGCGAACGCGCTGGCCGAGCGCGAGGACGAGCTCGAGACCCGCGTCGAGTTCGTCGCCTACGGCGCCGAGGAGGTCGGGCTGGTCGGCTCGAGCTACCACGCCGACGAGGTCGACCACGACGCGATCGCGGCGATCGTCAACAACGACGGCGTCGTCCGGGATCGCACCCTCGAGTTCACGACCCACGGCTTCGACGAACTCGCAGACGCCGTCGAGGCGGTCGCCGATCGGTACGAGCACCCGGTCGACATCGTTCCCCGACTCGGGCCACACAGTGACCACTGGCCGTTCGTCCAGTGGGGCGTTCCGGGCTACCACGTCATGTCCACGTCCGGCGACGTGGGTCGCGGCTGGGGCCACACCTTCGCGGACACCCTCGACAAACTCGAGCAACGCGACCTGCGCGAGCAGGCGATCCTCCTGACCGACCTCGTCGTGGAGATGGCGAGCGAGGACTGCACCGTCGAACACCGCTCGCCCGACGAGATCGTCGCCGACCTCGAGGCCCAGGATCTCGCCGAGGGGATGAAAGTCACCGGCGACTGGCCCTACGACGGGTAG
- a CDS encoding NAD(+)/NADH kinase, with amino-acid sequence MDDAWEPPDEKPVVGVVGHEDADRGPSVAETLADVLGTEGRLREGSAATRSDGDRSLVVAVGEAAVSTAVRGGVDAPVLPVGEVPGLETVALDDVGVALEAALSGDARLCPQPILEARLNGQRYRGLFDVSMVTAEPARISEYSVRTDGELVDSVRADGVVVATPAGTHGYAGAVDAPALSPALEAVAVAPIAPFATRARQWVVPNEGIELRVERDECSITLVVDDRAVGSVPIGSSVGIGVDGRLRMLVVPSGCR; translated from the coding sequence ATGGACGACGCGTGGGAACCGCCGGACGAGAAGCCCGTCGTCGGCGTCGTCGGGCACGAGGACGCCGACCGCGGGCCGTCCGTCGCCGAGACGCTCGCAGACGTCCTCGGAACGGAGGGGCGGCTCCGCGAGGGCTCGGCTGCGACGCGTTCCGACGGCGACCGCTCGCTGGTGGTCGCCGTCGGCGAGGCCGCGGTCTCGACGGCCGTTCGCGGGGGCGTCGACGCGCCCGTCCTTCCGGTCGGCGAGGTCCCCGGCCTCGAGACGGTCGCACTCGACGATGTCGGGGTGGCTCTCGAGGCGGCGCTTTCGGGTGACGCGCGGCTGTGCCCGCAGCCAATCCTTGAGGCTCGGCTGAACGGCCAGCGCTACCGCGGACTGTTCGACGTCTCCATGGTGACCGCGGAGCCGGCCAGGATCTCGGAGTACAGCGTTCGGACCGACGGCGAGCTCGTCGACTCGGTCCGCGCGGACGGCGTCGTCGTGGCGACGCCGGCGGGCACCCACGGCTACGCGGGAGCCGTCGACGCGCCCGCGCTCTCGCCCGCGCTCGAGGCGGTCGCCGTCGCGCCGATCGCCCCGTTCGCGACGCGCGCCCGGCAGTGGGTGGTTCCGAACGAGGGGATCGAACTCCGGGTCGAACGCGACGAGTGCTCGATCACGCTCGTCGTCGACGACCGAGCTGTCGGTTCCGTTCCAATCGGTTCGTCCGTCGGGATCGGCGTCGACGGGCGACTGCGGATGCTGGTCGTTCCCTCCGGGTGCCGATAA
- the nth gene encoding endonuclease III — protein MGTPLETPDRQATEVVDRLEDEYPDSTISLRYSDRLELLIAVILSAQCTDERVNAETEHLFEKYDGPEEYAAVDEEELAEDLNSITYYNSKAGYIKSSCETILEEHDGEVPDTMDELTELSGVGRKTANVVLQHGHDVVEGIVVDTHVQRLSRRLGLTEEERPEAIEQELMEIVPEGYWQQFTHLCIDHGRAVCTARNPDCSDCVLADICPSEKGDSDIDLASGEPW, from the coding sequence ATGGGAACCCCTCTCGAGACCCCCGACCGCCAGGCCACCGAGGTCGTCGACCGACTCGAGGACGAGTACCCCGACTCGACGATCTCGCTGCGGTACTCCGATCGGCTCGAGCTGTTGATCGCGGTGATCCTCTCGGCGCAGTGTACCGACGAGCGGGTCAACGCCGAGACCGAACATCTCTTCGAGAAGTACGACGGGCCCGAGGAGTACGCCGCCGTCGACGAGGAGGAGCTCGCCGAGGATCTGAACTCGATCACCTACTACAACAGCAAGGCCGGCTACATCAAGAGCTCCTGTGAGACGATCCTCGAGGAACACGACGGCGAGGTGCCGGACACGATGGACGAGCTGACTGAACTCTCGGGCGTCGGGCGGAAAACCGCCAACGTCGTGCTCCAGCACGGTCACGACGTCGTCGAGGGGATCGTCGTCGACACGCACGTCCAGCGGCTCTCCCGGCGACTCGGGCTCACGGAAGAGGAACGCCCGGAGGCGATCGAGCAGGAGCTAATGGAGATCGTCCCCGAGGGGTACTGGCAACAGTTCACCCACCTCTGTATCGACCACGGCCGGGCGGTCTGTACGGCCCGCAACCCCGACTGTAGCGACTGCGTGCTGGCGGATATCTGTCCCTCGGAGAAAGGAGACAGCGATATCGACCTCGCGTCCGGCGAGCCCTGGTAG
- the mvaD gene encoding phosphomevalonate decarboxylase MvaD translates to MKATAIAHPIQGLVKYHGMRDDEKRLPYHDSISLCTAPSHTKTTAEFSSEYDADTFVVDGETLEGRAAERVDSVLAKVRERANADRADEPVRLESENSFPTNVGLGSSSSGFAAAAMALSEAAGLEADLETVSTIARVGSASAARAVTGSFSQLHTGLNDEDCRSREIPSDLDEDLRIVVGLVPYHKETEDAHDEAADSHMFQARNAHIHGQIAEMRDALRSNDFERTFELAEHDSLSLAATTMTGPSAWVYWQPATLEIFNTVRELREEEEIPVYFSTDTGASVYVNTTEEHVDRVEAAVSDCGVETMVWEVGGPARLVDDHLF, encoded by the coding sequence ATGAAAGCGACCGCGATCGCCCACCCCATCCAGGGACTCGTCAAGTACCACGGGATGCGCGACGACGAAAAGCGCCTGCCGTACCACGACAGTATCAGCCTCTGTACGGCGCCGAGCCACACGAAAACGACCGCCGAGTTCTCCAGCGAGTACGACGCCGACACCTTCGTCGTCGACGGCGAGACCCTCGAGGGTCGGGCCGCAGAGCGGGTCGACAGCGTCCTCGCGAAGGTCCGCGAGCGGGCCAACGCCGACCGCGCCGACGAGCCGGTGCGCCTCGAGAGCGAGAACAGCTTCCCGACGAACGTCGGGCTGGGCTCTTCGTCCTCGGGCTTTGCGGCCGCGGCGATGGCACTCTCCGAGGCTGCGGGTCTCGAGGCCGATCTGGAGACGGTGTCGACGATCGCCCGCGTGGGCTCGGCCTCGGCCGCCCGTGCGGTGACCGGATCGTTCTCCCAGCTTCACACCGGACTCAACGACGAGGACTGTCGCTCCAGGGAGATCCCCAGCGACCTCGACGAGGACCTGCGGATCGTCGTCGGACTCGTGCCCTACCACAAGGAGACCGAGGACGCCCACGACGAGGCCGCGGACAGTCACATGTTCCAGGCGCGAAACGCCCACATCCACGGCCAGATCGCCGAGATGCGCGACGCGCTCCGCAGTAACGACTTCGAGCGGACGTTCGAACTCGCCGAGCACGACTCGCTCTCGCTGGCTGCGACGACCATGACCGGGCCGTCGGCGTGGGTCTACTGGCAGCCGGCGACACTCGAGATCTTCAACACGGTCCGCGAGCTGCGCGAGGAGGAGGAGATTCCGGTCTACTTCTCGACGGACACCGGCGCCAGCGTCTACGTCAACACCACCGAAGAGCACGTCGACCGGGTCGAAGCGGCTGTAAGCGACTGCGGCGTCGAGACGATGGTCTGGGAGGTCGGCGGTCCGGCACGGCTCGTCGACGACCATCTGTTCTGA
- the fen gene encoding flap endonuclease-1 has product MGNAALRDIAVIEDVPFDEIEGTIAVDAHNWLYRYLTTTVKWTASEKYTTGDGTEVANLIGIVQGVARFFEHDVTPVMVFDGGPSQLKADEIESRREQRRSYEEQLETAREEGDEVAIAQLESRTQRLTPTIQETSRELLELLDVPVVEAPAEGEAQAAHIVKRGDADYVGSEDYDALLFGAPLTLRQLTSKGDPELMDLEATLERHELTLEQLIDAAILIGTDFNEGVSGIGPKTAISEITEHGDLWSVLEARGDTVEYGDRVRQLFRDPDVTDDYSFETSLEPDLEDARAYVTDEWGVAADEVERSFERIEEHATQTGLDRWT; this is encoded by the coding sequence ATGGGTAACGCTGCGCTGCGTGACATCGCGGTCATCGAGGACGTGCCGTTCGACGAGATCGAGGGAACGATCGCCGTCGACGCCCACAACTGGCTCTACCGGTATCTGACGACGACGGTCAAGTGGACCGCAAGCGAGAAGTACACCACCGGAGACGGTACCGAGGTCGCGAACCTCATCGGGATCGTCCAGGGAGTCGCGCGCTTTTTCGAACACGACGTCACCCCGGTGATGGTGTTCGACGGCGGTCCCTCCCAGCTGAAAGCGGACGAGATCGAGTCCCGCCGCGAGCAGCGCCGGAGCTACGAGGAGCAGCTCGAGACCGCCCGCGAGGAGGGCGACGAGGTCGCCATCGCTCAGCTGGAGTCCCGGACCCAGCGGCTGACGCCGACGATCCAGGAGACCAGCCGCGAACTGCTCGAACTACTCGACGTTCCGGTCGTCGAGGCGCCCGCGGAGGGAGAGGCACAGGCCGCCCACATCGTCAAGCGCGGCGACGCCGACTACGTCGGCTCGGAGGATTACGACGCCTTGCTCTTCGGTGCGCCGCTGACGCTGCGACAGCTGACCAGCAAGGGCGATCCGGAGCTGATGGACCTCGAGGCGACCCTCGAGCGCCACGAGCTGACCCTCGAGCAGCTGATCGACGCCGCGATCCTCATCGGGACGGACTTCAACGAGGGCGTCTCGGGGATCGGGCCGAAGACGGCGATCAGCGAAATCACCGAACACGGCGACCTCTGGAGCGTCCTGGAGGCCCGCGGCGACACCGTCGAGTACGGCGACCGGGTCCGCCAGCTGTTTCGGGACCCCGACGTCACCGACGACTACAGCTTCGAGACGAGCCTCGAACCGGACCTCGAGGACGCCCGTGCGTACGTCACCGACGAGTGGGGCGTCGCGGCCGACGAGGTCGAGCGCAGCTTCGAGCGCATCGAGGAACACGCCACGCAGACGGGGTTGGACCGCTGGACGTAG
- a CDS encoding GNAT family N-acetyltransferase: MEYELLGWPPDGPKLRLDHERFSYAGKFVMTNTGKAVARDGDDLVAAIAFNEDRTDEATLWLRYVTVAGDRRGEGIGPELVGLVRDRATERGYDRLRIAVNNPFAYEALYRAGFGYTGERTGIAELVLEYPADEARDGRSRGERYRGGLAEFRERDLSTEEEAFLEARRGKDPSDG; encoded by the coding sequence GTGGAGTACGAACTGCTCGGCTGGCCGCCGGACGGACCGAAGCTGCGCCTCGACCACGAGCGGTTCAGCTACGCCGGAAAGTTCGTCATGACGAACACCGGCAAGGCGGTCGCGCGCGACGGCGATGACCTCGTCGCGGCGATCGCATTCAACGAGGACCGCACGGACGAGGCGACCCTCTGGCTGCGGTACGTGACGGTCGCGGGCGACCGCCGCGGCGAGGGGATCGGCCCGGAGCTCGTCGGCCTGGTTCGGGACCGCGCGACAGAGCGGGGGTACGATCGGCTGCGGATCGCGGTCAACAACCCCTTCGCCTACGAGGCGCTGTACCGGGCGGGGTTTGGCTACACCGGCGAGCGGACTGGGATCGCTGAACTCGTCCTCGAGTACCCCGCGGACGAGGCGAGAGACGGCCGTTCGAGGGGCGAGCGGTACCGCGGCGGTCTCGCGGAGTTTCGCGAGCGGGATCTCTCGACCGAGGAGGAGGCGTTTCTCGAGGCTCGCCGCGGCAAGGACCCGTCCGACGGCTGA